In Thermosipho japonicus, a single window of DNA contains:
- the csx1 gene encoding CRISPR-associated CARF protein Csx1 — MKLFFSTFGKISNYKEVEYSIDYNENTFESSFLPYLMYKAFGVDTTELFLLDTLVEKNDLLIEDFKYEDIITSLENKYSDYFKSKDYKGNLNLHIIPGVGSYKEFRFVGNMNDTYYMTLIQLLNIFSRPEIINSEEIEVILDISFGINYQSNVLYRTLMDVLPVLAYFKKVRFKLTNAEPVINTSAERKNKINVYVVEEKVFEQSISYKKDFAKKTISVFRVLPVNERKEVGKNYIGEFEKRLRNEKNMGLNDVFLNLELYLKSIYYGLPLLYLYAMNGADFKYVVDKSLEMYNSAIEIRESDEKLKMVLRKLEFSEGIKYLVLGSIFKIYFENIYGTKYCTEIPYDELKKLSNFIWKIDEFKDQISLVLEKEIKEIESLFDYIEEGEEILFDLEVLKSRKNESIEGEEKVENTKKELEPEKDELKKQNSIENFSRKERNFVAHGSLSKKTFYLKKHNSMVCIRLNEEEICELGKAI; from the coding sequence ATGAAATTATTTTTTTCAACCTTTGGGAAAATTAGTAATTATAAAGAAGTTGAATATTCTATTGATTATAACGAAAACACATTTGAAAGCTCATTTTTACCTTATTTAATGTACAAAGCTTTTGGGGTTGATACTACAGAACTTTTTTTACTAGATACTTTGGTAGAAAAAAATGATTTATTAATAGAAGATTTTAAGTACGAAGACATTATTACTAGTCTGGAAAATAAGTATTCTGATTATTTTAAAAGCAAAGATTATAAAGGAAATTTAAATTTACATATTATTCCTGGTGTTGGAAGTTATAAAGAATTTAGATTTGTTGGAAACATGAATGACACGTATTATATGACGTTAATTCAGCTTTTAAATATTTTTTCAAGACCAGAAATAATTAATTCTGAAGAAATTGAAGTAATATTGGATATTAGTTTTGGTATTAATTATCAATCTAATGTTTTATATAGAACGTTAATGGATGTTTTGCCAGTATTGGCGTATTTCAAAAAGGTACGATTTAAACTTACAAATGCAGAGCCGGTAATTAACACTTCAGCAGAAAGAAAAAATAAAATTAATGTTTATGTTGTTGAAGAAAAAGTATTTGAACAGTCTATATCTTATAAAAAAGATTTTGCTAAAAAAACTATTAGTGTTTTTAGAGTTTTGCCTGTTAATGAAAGAAAAGAAGTTGGGAAAAATTATATTGGAGAATTTGAAAAGAGATTAAGAAATGAAAAAAATATGGGGTTAAATGATGTTTTTTTAAATTTAGAATTATATTTAAAGTCTATTTATTACGGTCTTCCACTTTTATATTTATATGCAATGAATGGAGCTGATTTTAAATATGTAGTTGATAAATCATTAGAAATGTACAATTCAGCTATTGAAATTAGAGAGAGTGATGAAAAATTAAAAATGGTACTTAGGAAGCTAGAATTTTCAGAAGGCATAAAATATTTGGTGCTTGGCAGTATATTTAAGATTTACTTTGAAAATATTTATGGAACAAAATACTGTACAGAAATACCTTATGATGAACTAAAGAAATTGTCAAATTTTATATGGAAAATTGATGAGTTTAAAGATCAAATTTCATTGGTTCTTGAAAAAGAGATAAAAGAGATTGAAAGTTTGTTTGATTATATAGAAGAAGGAGAGGAAATACTTTTTGATTTAGAGGTACTCAAATCAAGGAAAAATGAAAGTATAGAAGGCGAAGAAAAGGTTGAAAATACAAAAAAAGAACTAGAACCTGAAAAAGATGAATTAAAAAAACAAAATAGTATAGAAAATTTTTCAAGAAAAGAAAGAAACTTTGTTGCTCATGGTAGTTTATCTAAAAAAACTTTTTATTTGAAGAAGCATAATTCAATGGTGTGCATAAGGTTAAATGAAGAGGAAATATGTGAATTAGGAAAAGCGATATAG
- a CDS encoding SAVED domain-containing protein: MFSRLLSSNSSDFLKILERDDITVKEAIESFINAEDFDNKFLVFYEIVKKIKEKKIVDLNQELLKKFFNGNEEIIFDIYKNDFVEVFFPIVNKLGNGKIARAIVFESKKSFTNNSDLKSSIEKIESLLGKKLIVIFDSEFKGNSFELAVAIGSLCKKIPKNIAFTGEIDEKGNIKRNIEYLDLKLKICSENNLKLISALDVDNVFELKEFFEAKKIHIPILISLMAKDKEYIRTSYEELKEAVNEKFEIKYGDIFEKIYDVNKVFVKDSLNDDWGQVLKEVNSLLYKIISNRGIPHIAIMGPASFSMALGIALGVQNPLVVYHKAGIEYKPVIDLTDNVRKVKNIVSDYKFVKYSVENENGKNCAFILYFASHNPYDAVKNFLSKNNIDSKLVLIEPIFGKGNLPAEDWSEIVSEIMSVTQNIQFKHSCENVFFFMSCPVPLSFGVGLSFGDFAKGSIFHFDKNTGDYIEVFKIEKIRGEVL; the protein is encoded by the coding sequence ATGTTTTCAAGGCTATTGAGTTCAAATTCTTCTGATTTTTTAAAAATCTTGGAGCGTGACGACATAACAGTAAAGGAAGCAATTGAGTCTTTTATAAATGCGGAAGATTTTGATAATAAATTTCTTGTTTTTTATGAGATAGTAAAAAAAATTAAAGAAAAAAAGATTGTTGATTTAAACCAAGAATTATTGAAAAAATTCTTTAATGGAAATGAAGAAATAATATTTGATATTTACAAAAACGATTTTGTTGAAGTTTTTTTTCCTATAGTAAACAAACTTGGAAACGGAAAAATTGCCAGAGCAATTGTTTTTGAATCAAAAAAAAGTTTTACAAATAATTCAGACTTAAAAAGTTCAATTGAGAAAATTGAAAGTCTTCTTGGTAAAAAACTTATTGTAATATTTGACAGTGAGTTTAAGGGTAATTCTTTTGAGCTTGCTGTAGCTATTGGTTCATTATGTAAAAAAATTCCTAAAAATATAGCATTTACTGGAGAAATTGATGAAAAAGGGAATATCAAAAGAAATATTGAATATTTAGATTTAAAGTTGAAAATTTGTAGTGAAAATAATTTAAAACTAATAAGTGCTTTGGATGTGGATAATGTATTTGAGCTTAAAGAATTTTTTGAAGCTAAGAAAATACATATACCAATACTAATTTCTTTAATGGCTAAAGATAAAGAATATATTAGAACTTCATATGAAGAATTAAAAGAGGCAGTTAATGAAAAATTTGAAATAAAGTACGGTGATATTTTTGAAAAAATTTACGATGTAAATAAAGTTTTTGTAAAAGATAGCTTGAATGATGATTGGGGACAAGTTTTAAAAGAAGTAAATAGCTTGCTTTACAAAATTATATCAAATAGAGGTATTCCCCATATTGCAATAATGGGACCTGCATCATTTTCTATGGCTTTAGGTATAGCTTTAGGTGTTCAAAATCCATTAGTTGTTTATCACAAGGCAGGAATTGAATATAAACCTGTTATTGATCTGACTGACAATGTTAGAAAAGTAAAGAATATTGTAAGTGATTATAAATTTGTAAAGTATTCAGTGGAAAATGAAAATGGTAAAAATTGTGCATTTATATTGTATTTTGCTTCTCATAATCCATATGATGCAGTTAAAAACTTTTTAAGCAAAAATAATATTGATTCAAAGTTGGTATTAATTGAACCAATATTTGGAAAAGGGAATTTGCCGGCAGAAGATTGGAGTGAAATTGTTTCAGAAATAATGTCTGTTACTCAGAACATACAATTTAAACATTCTTGTGAAAACGTCTTTTTCTTTATGAGTTGTCCGGTTCCATTATCTTTTGGAGTAGGGCTTTCATTTGGAGATTTTGCAAAGGGTTCAATATTCCATTTTGATAAAAATACGGGTGATTATATTGAAGTATTCAAAATAGAAAAAATTAGGGGGGAAGTTTTATGA